One segment of Desulfosudis oleivorans Hxd3 DNA contains the following:
- a CDS encoding PaaI family thioesterase, with protein sequence MEFDGKLIEQVNTNPLYTAIGIRIETAQDGMVTARLEPAPAMCWPFAGQPHGGVLFTLMDTTMAWAAISGQPEFGSCTTIHADIQYTRPARGAFFTCRAEVVSKTTRISFIHSTISDADGAVLAMGQGTYRLMKMPLV encoded by the coding sequence ATGGAATTTGACGGCAAACTGATTGAACAGGTAAACACCAACCCGCTTTACACGGCCATCGGCATTCGCATTGAAACGGCGCAGGACGGCATGGTCACGGCCCGGCTTGAACCCGCGCCGGCCATGTGCTGGCCCTTTGCCGGCCAGCCCCACGGCGGGGTCCTTTTTACCCTGATGGACACCACCATGGCCTGGGCCGCCATTTCCGGCCAGCCGGAATTCGGCTCCTGCACCACCATTCACGCGGACATTCAGTACACCCGCCCGGCCCGGGGAGCGTTTTTCACCTGCCGGGCCGAAGTGGTGTCAAAGACAACACGGATCAGCTTTATCCACTCCACGATCAGCGATGCGGACGGCGCTGTCCTGGCCATGGGCCAGGGCACCTACCGGCTCATGAAAATGCCCCTGGTGTAA